A portion of the Cyanobium sp. PCC 7001 genome contains these proteins:
- the lpxD gene encoding UDP-3-O-(3-hydroxymyristoyl)glucosamine N-acyltransferase, which translates to MRFSDLLGLLSEVQAAGGPQAVPHELGGDAEIESAAALDQADPGQIAFLESGHALGSVLDTCRASALLLPARGEDSAALQQLASSRGMAWVALQDPRLGFAEVLEHLFPPTPLPAGVHPSAVVDPSAAVGQGSHLGAHVVVGANVTIAENCCLHPGVVLYDGVALAEGCTLHAGAVVHPGSSLGRGCVVHSNAVIGSEGFGFVPTANGWRKMPQTGRVVLEDGVEVGCGSTIDRPAVGETRIGAGTKIDNLVHIGHGVSTGRGCALAAQVGIAGGARLGNGVILAGQVGLANRAVMGDGAIASSKSGIHGEVGAGEVVSGYPAIPNRLWLRCSAAFSKLPELTRQLRQLEKRQNAQEQPGSGGKAAT; encoded by the coding sequence ATGCGCTTCAGCGACCTGCTCGGCCTCCTGAGCGAAGTGCAGGCCGCCGGTGGGCCCCAGGCGGTGCCCCACGAGCTGGGGGGGGATGCCGAAATCGAGTCCGCCGCCGCCCTCGACCAGGCCGATCCCGGCCAGATCGCTTTTCTCGAGTCCGGCCATGCCCTCGGCAGCGTGCTGGACACCTGCAGGGCCTCCGCCCTGCTGCTGCCCGCCCGCGGCGAGGACAGCGCAGCATTGCAGCAGCTGGCCAGCAGCCGCGGCATGGCCTGGGTGGCCCTCCAGGATCCCCGCCTCGGATTCGCGGAGGTGCTCGAGCACCTGTTTCCCCCCACTCCTCTGCCAGCCGGCGTCCATCCCAGTGCGGTGGTGGATCCCTCCGCGGCCGTGGGCCAGGGCAGCCATCTCGGCGCCCACGTGGTGGTGGGAGCCAACGTGACCATCGCCGAGAACTGCTGCCTGCACCCGGGGGTGGTGCTCTACGACGGAGTGGCGCTGGCGGAGGGCTGCACCCTCCATGCCGGCGCCGTGGTGCACCCCGGCAGCAGCCTCGGCCGTGGCTGCGTGGTGCACTCCAACGCGGTGATCGGCAGCGAGGGCTTCGGCTTCGTGCCCACCGCCAACGGCTGGCGCAAGATGCCCCAGACCGGCCGGGTGGTGCTGGAAGACGGGGTGGAGGTGGGCTGCGGCAGCACCATCGACCGGCCGGCCGTGGGCGAGACCCGCATCGGTGCCGGCACCAAGATCGACAACCTGGTGCACATCGGCCATGGCGTCAGCACCGGCCGCGGCTGCGCCCTGGCGGCCCAGGTGGGCATCGCCGGCGGAGCCCGGCTCGGCAACGGCGTGATCCTTGCCGGCCAGGTGGGTCTGGCCAACCGGGCGGTGATGGGGGACGGGGCGATCGCCTCCTCCAAATCGGGCATCCACGGTGAAGTGGGCGCCGGTGAAGTGGTGAGCGGCTATCCGGCCATCCCCAACCGGCTCTGGCTGCGCTGCTCCGCCGCCTTCAGCAAGCTGCCGGAGCTCACCCGCCAGCTGCGCCAGCTGGAGAAGCGTCAAAACGCCCAGGAACAGCCCGGCTCCGGCGGCAAAGCCGCCACCTAA
- a CDS encoding carbohydrate porin has product MVGGCGHLHLAGWPRKEIPHGWTPRCADRSRHHEARALAGGGFHAHLELEGGRIPAFRGGALWPVNAAAILPLGSQDELQATSLYYSQRWGGTSLLVGKINAVDLLANDPFFGGWGTDRFMNLAFVAPPSGVVPAVLMGGLLAQQIGEVNLSALVFDPADQTSNYWVDGLFEDGVNVSLAAQWSGTAWGRATNLGLSYTFSTKDSVDLRSILLPSDSKIIATSYPDNLSLQFGHVFFPSKVRPGKGIGFYGKVAATRGNPNPIGWSFIGGITGEGMFENRPYDSFGVGFYYYSWSGALDAALDPFIPLDAEKGLEIYYNFAVTPWFILTADLQVINPGRTNFATETVAALRAKFTF; this is encoded by the coding sequence GTGGTCGGGGGATGTGGGCACCTTCACCTCGCAGGATGGCCGCGGAAAGAAATTCCTCACGGGTGGACGCCTCGATGCGCTGATCGATCTCGACACCACGAAGCTCGGGCTCTGGCGGGGGGCGGTTTCCACGCACACCTGGAGCTGGAGGGGGGAAGGATTCCGGCGTTCCGGGGTGGAGCGCTGTGGCCGGTCAATGCAGCCGCGATCCTGCCTCTCGGCAGCCAGGATGAGCTGCAGGCCACCTCCTTGTATTACAGCCAGCGCTGGGGCGGCACCAGTCTGCTGGTTGGGAAGATCAATGCCGTCGATCTGCTGGCGAACGATCCCTTTTTCGGTGGTTGGGGCACCGACCGCTTCATGAACCTGGCCTTTGTGGCTCCACCCAGCGGCGTCGTTCCAGCCGTGTTGATGGGCGGACTGTTGGCCCAGCAGATCGGTGAGGTGAACCTGTCGGCCTTGGTGTTCGACCCCGCCGACCAGACCAGCAACTACTGGGTGGATGGGTTGTTTGAGGATGGGGTGAATGTGTCTCTCGCTGCCCAGTGGAGCGGCACGGCCTGGGGACGTGCGACGAATCTCGGCCTGAGCTATACCTTCAGCACCAAGGATTCCGTCGATCTCCGCAGCATTCTGCTGCCATCCGATTCCAAGATCATTGCCACATCCTATCCCGATAATCTGAGTCTTCAGTTCGGACATGTGTTCTTCCCCAGCAAGGTAAGGCCTGGCAAGGGAATCGGCTTCTATGGGAAGGTGGCTGCCACGCGAGGCAATCCCAACCCGATTGGCTGGTCGTTCATCGGGGGGATCACAGGTGAGGGAATGTTCGAAAACCGCCCCTATGACAGTTTCGGAGTGGGTTTCTATTACTACAGCTGGAGCGGAGCGCTTGATGCTGCCCTGGATCCCTTCATCCCACTCGATGCCGAAAAAGGGCTGGAGATCTACTACAACTTCGCTGTCACCCCGTGGTTCATCCTGACGGCAGACCTGCAGGTGATTAACCCGGGTCGAACCAACTTCGCGACGGAAACCGTGGCGGCGCTCCGGGCAAAGTTCACCTTTTGA
- a CDS encoding serine hydrolase, which yields MASPVISQRTRSAMVALAAALNLVAPAHAGEALASRLQAVADAYIADTAAGEKATAISISVSLPEDGGTVNITAGRVSNTAGAAAITPDTLFQIGSITKSFTAVTLLQLQAEGVLDLDDPLETWLPQYPAWRQVTLRQLLTMTSGIPSYDNVAAMIADIGQQGLSRHFTPAVLVGFVDPAYPGAPQPTSGYAYSNTNYILAGMVIEKASGRTVQDNFERRLFGPRYGLTSTFYRAGPYPPEISRLMASGYFVAEGFPGMKNLDGADVKAEDMSWGGAAGAAVSRPEEVNRWVRALFSSNELKRARPAGNSPRSCRCEPVKPSRNSPRTTRAGSGSASRVSSRPRSGPAGSTRANRWATAPFTSTCPARISLSPWH from the coding sequence ATGGCGTCACCCGTGATCAGCCAACGCACCCGGTCGGCCATGGTTGCCCTGGCCGCCGCGCTGAACCTGGTGGCGCCGGCCCACGCCGGTGAGGCCCTGGCATCGAGGCTGCAGGCCGTTGCCGATGCCTACATCGCCGACACCGCCGCCGGCGAGAAGGCCACCGCGATCTCGATCAGCGTGAGCCTGCCTGAAGATGGCGGCACAGTGAACATCACCGCCGGCAGGGTGTCGAACACGGCTGGCGCCGCCGCCATCACGCCCGACACGCTGTTCCAGATCGGCAGCATCACCAAGTCGTTCACGGCGGTCACCCTGCTGCAACTGCAGGCGGAGGGCGTGCTCGACCTTGACGACCCCCTGGAGACGTGGCTGCCCCAGTACCCCGCCTGGAGGCAGGTGACGCTGCGCCAGCTGCTGACCATGACCAGCGGCATCCCGAGCTACGACAACGTGGCCGCGATGATCGCCGACATCGGGCAGCAAGGGTTGTCGCGCCACTTCACGCCCGCCGTGCTCGTGGGTTTCGTCGACCCTGCCTATCCCGGCGCGCCGCAGCCCACATCGGGCTATGCCTACTCGAACACGAACTACATCCTTGCCGGGATGGTGATCGAGAAAGCCAGCGGCCGCACGGTTCAGGACAACTTCGAGCGCCGTCTGTTCGGTCCGCGCTACGGCCTCACCAGCACCTTCTATCGAGCCGGCCCCTATCCCCCCGAGATCAGCCGCCTCATGGCGTCGGGTTACTTCGTGGCCGAGGGATTTCCAGGCATGAAGAATCTCGATGGTGCCGATGTCAAGGCGGAGGACATGTCCTGGGGTGGCGCCGCAGGGGCGGCCGTGTCGCGTCCGGAAGAGGTGAACCGCTGGGTGCGGGCCCTCTTCAGCTCGAACGAGCTGAAGAGGGCCCGGCCCGCAGGGAACTCACCCAGGTCGTGTCGATGCGAACCGGTGAAACCCTCGCGCAACTCACCCCGGACGACCCGCGCGGGTTCGGGCTCGGCGTCTCGGGTTTCGTCTCGTCCACGCTCGGGACCGGCTGGCAGTACGAGGGCGAATCGATGGGCTACCGCACCCTTTACCTCTACCTGCCCGGCCAGGATCTCGTTGTCACCGTGGCACTGA
- the ruvX gene encoding Holliday junction resolvase RuvX, with protein sequence MARPRPRSVLALDVGRRRIGLAGCDPLGLTVRRLPALARGRFPADLQRLQELLAERRVEALVVGLPLDQAGQPTEQARHCRRYGERLAVGTGLPLAWVNEHGSTWSAAERHGLHGDRSGALDSAAAALLLEQWLQEGPEPQLLPQSGPLPVTLAAIACGGTAGSAPS encoded by the coding sequence ATGGCCCGGCCCAGGCCTCGCTCGGTGCTGGCCCTGGATGTGGGCCGCCGGCGCATCGGTCTGGCGGGATGCGATCCCCTGGGCCTCACGGTGCGGCGGTTGCCCGCCCTGGCGCGGGGGCGCTTCCCGGCCGATCTGCAGCGGCTGCAGGAGCTGCTGGCCGAGCGGCGCGTGGAAGCCCTCGTGGTGGGCCTGCCCCTCGATCAGGCCGGGCAACCCACCGAACAGGCCCGCCACTGCCGCCGCTACGGCGAGCGGCTGGCCGTCGGCACCGGTCTGCCCCTGGCCTGGGTGAACGAGCACGGCAGCACCTGGAGCGCAGCGGAACGCCATGGCCTGCATGGCGACCGCTCCGGCGCCCTCGACAGCGCCGCCGCGGCCCTGCTGCTGGAGCAGTGGCTGCAGGAGGGCCCGGAGCCCCAGCTGCTGCCGCAGTCAGGGCCGCTGCCGGTGACGCTGGCGGCCATCGCCTGCGGCGGAACGGCGGGCTCTGCACCATCCTGA
- a CDS encoding DUF3727 domain-containing protein, with amino-acid sequence MTGSGEIRSDVPTVLVGDRQGRQLLCFLEQLIPLDGSDYGLLTPVDTPVCLFHLQDDAEPELIATVEASEPILSVADVVLQEHELTLVRSAATLTVSGELDEPEPDDYDDEDDDDDTESYELLVSFLVEGEEYGLYIPLDPFFVVARMEGNGAVLVEGEEFDRVQPRIEAELEEREGLA; translated from the coding sequence ATGACAGGCTCCGGCGAGATCCGTTCCGATGTGCCGACCGTGCTGGTGGGGGACCGGCAGGGCCGGCAGCTGCTCTGTTTTCTGGAGCAGTTGATTCCTCTGGACGGCAGCGACTACGGCTTGCTGACGCCCGTGGACACCCCGGTGTGCCTGTTCCACCTCCAAGACGACGCCGAGCCCGAACTGATCGCCACGGTGGAGGCCAGCGAGCCGATTCTGTCGGTGGCCGATGTGGTGCTGCAGGAGCATGAACTCACCCTGGTGCGCTCCGCGGCCACCCTCACCGTGAGCGGTGAACTCGACGAACCTGAGCCCGACGACTACGACGACGAGGACGACGATGACGACACCGAGTCGTATGAACTTCTGGTGAGTTTTCTGGTGGAAGGCGAGGAATACGGCCTCTACATCCCGCTGGACCCCTTCTTCGTGGTGGCGCGCATGGAGGGCAACGGCGCCGTGCTCGTGGAGGGCGAGGAGTTCGACCGGGTGCAGCCCCGCATCGAGGCCGAGCTGGAGGAGCGGGAGGGCCTGGCGTGA
- a CDS encoding PhoH family protein — translation MRKTFVLDTNVLLHDPAAITRFEDNNIVIPIEVVEEIDRFKRDPAEKGRNARQVSRLLDDLRALGNLADGVPNGDQGGTLKVVFCRAETLTQLPPELKAGNGDNNILAVALEEQRLEAVMGSQPPVVLVTKDTNLRIKADAVGLIAQDYTTDKVALDDLYPGLCEVWADAAQMDAVKQSPGLPVEGLEVPGVLQANEGVMLVDRAQPGHTFLTRYVAPTATLQPLQRAPKARLGRIQPRNREQTFALDLLLDPDIQLVTLVGKAGTGKTLLALAAGLHLVADERLYERLLVTRPVISLGKDLGYLPGDIEEKMGPWMQPIIDNLDFLLGNSPEDQGRGGSSGGGPGSGRAHGQRSQRSNWSDLKGMGLLEVEAISYIRGRSIPRQYMVVDEAQNLTPHEVKTIVTRVGEGTKIVLTGDPYQIDNPYVDAESNGLTWLVERFKGQQLAGHVTLMRGERSPLAELAANLL, via the coding sequence ATGCGCAAGACGTTTGTGCTCGATACCAACGTGCTGCTGCACGACCCGGCGGCCATCACGCGGTTCGAGGACAACAACATCGTGATCCCCATTGAGGTGGTGGAGGAGATCGACCGCTTCAAGCGGGATCCGGCCGAGAAAGGACGCAATGCCCGCCAGGTGTCGCGGCTGCTCGACGACCTGCGGGCCCTGGGCAACCTGGCCGACGGCGTGCCCAACGGCGATCAGGGCGGCACCTTGAAGGTGGTGTTCTGCAGGGCCGAGACCCTCACACAACTGCCACCGGAGCTCAAGGCCGGCAACGGCGACAACAACATCCTGGCCGTGGCTCTCGAGGAGCAGCGGCTGGAGGCCGTGATGGGCAGCCAGCCGCCCGTGGTGCTGGTGACCAAGGACACCAACCTGCGGATCAAGGCCGACGCCGTGGGCCTGATCGCCCAGGACTACACCACCGACAAGGTGGCCCTCGACGACCTCTACCCGGGGCTGTGTGAGGTGTGGGCCGACGCGGCCCAGATGGATGCCGTGAAGCAATCGCCGGGGTTGCCGGTGGAAGGTCTGGAGGTGCCGGGGGTGCTGCAGGCCAATGAGGGGGTGATGCTGGTGGACCGGGCCCAGCCAGGGCACACTTTTCTCACCCGCTATGTGGCCCCCACCGCCACGCTCCAGCCCCTGCAGCGGGCGCCGAAGGCGCGGCTGGGCCGGATCCAGCCCCGCAACCGGGAGCAGACCTTCGCGCTCGACCTGCTGCTTGATCCCGACATCCAGCTGGTGACCCTGGTGGGCAAGGCCGGCACGGGCAAGACCCTGCTGGCCCTGGCGGCCGGGCTGCACCTCGTGGCCGATGAACGGCTCTATGAGCGGCTGCTGGTCACCCGGCCCGTGATTTCCCTGGGCAAGGATCTGGGTTACCTGCCCGGCGACATCGAGGAGAAGATGGGCCCCTGGATGCAACCGATCATCGACAACCTCGATTTCCTGCTGGGCAACAGCCCGGAGGATCAGGGCCGCGGCGGCTCCTCCGGCGGCGGGCCCGGTTCAGGCCGGGCCCATGGCCAGCGCAGCCAGCGGAGCAACTGGAGTGATCTCAAGGGGATGGGGCTGCTGGAAGTGGAGGCGATCAGCTACATCCGCGGCCGCTCGATTCCCCGCCAGTACATGGTGGTGGATGAAGCCCAGAACCTCACCCCCCATGAGGTGAAGACGATCGTGACCCGGGTGGGCGAGGGCACCAAGATCGTGCTCACCGGCGATCCATACCAGATCGACAATCCCTATGTGGATGCCGAGAGCAATGGCCTCACCTGGCTGGTGGAGCGGTTCAAGGGCCAGCAGCTGGCCGGCCACGTGACCCTGATGCGTGGTGAGCGCTCGCCCCTGGCGGAGCTGGCGGCGAATCTGCTCTGA
- a CDS encoding YqeG family HAD IIIA-type phosphatase: MNLRQLLRPNWLIDRTLAELPLQDLLDQGIRALVLDVDRTLLPRGKAVLPESAVRWLEAAREQLPIHLLSNNPSRQRIGAVAQQLGLPFTTSAGKPRRRALRRVLHQFALPYHQVALIGDRLFTDVIAGNRLGLFTVLVKPIDPLGQPCQRDRLQKLELRMAHWLGTSLGG, from the coding sequence GTGAATCTGCGTCAGCTGCTGCGCCCCAACTGGCTGATCGACCGCACCCTGGCGGAGTTGCCCCTGCAGGATCTGCTCGACCAGGGCATCCGCGCCCTGGTGCTGGATGTGGACCGCACCCTGCTGCCACGGGGCAAAGCCGTGCTGCCGGAGAGCGCCGTGCGCTGGCTGGAGGCGGCCCGCGAACAGCTGCCGATCCACCTGCTCAGCAACAACCCCTCGCGCCAGCGGATCGGGGCCGTGGCGCAGCAGCTGGGTCTGCCGTTCACCACCTCGGCCGGCAAGCCGCGCCGCCGGGCCCTGCGGCGGGTGCTGCACCAGTTCGCCCTGCCCTACCACCAGGTGGCCCTGATCGGCGACCGCCTGTTCACCGACGTGATCGCCGGCAACCGGCTGGGGCTGTTCACCGTGCTGGTGAAACCGATCGACCCGCTGGGCCAGCCCTGTCAGCGGGATCGGCTGCAGAAGCTGGAGCTGCGCATGGCCCACTGGCTCGGCACCAGCCTCGGAGGATGA
- the proB gene encoding glutamate 5-kinase codes for MTTKPLRRVVKVGTSLLRGTPERPTAAVIADLAASLNRAKRRGDAVALVTSGAVGLGCATLAIERRPSEVAALQAAAAIGQGQLMALYQDAFAVRGQTVAQVLLTRGDLASRRRYQNACRTLAQLLDWGVVPVVNENDTLATDELRFGDNDTLSALVAVAVAADELILLTDVDRLYSGDPRHDATARPIDEVRDLGELERLSDGAKGGGQWGTGGMTTKLAAARIATSSGIRVHLADGRDPAVLDALLAGERVGTVFQPSAAPLPDRKRWLAHALLPQGSLRLDGGAERALMTRGASLLAVGVVEVSGDFRPREPVRLLSSDGRELGRGLATHGSDELRQLIGRAGVEVVHRDQMALTPPPPQP; via the coding sequence ATGACCACCAAGCCCCTGCGCCGGGTTGTGAAGGTGGGCACCAGCCTGCTGCGCGGCACCCCCGAACGCCCCACTGCCGCCGTGATCGCCGATCTGGCCGCCAGCCTCAACCGGGCCAAGCGGCGCGGTGATGCGGTGGCCCTGGTCACCAGCGGCGCCGTGGGCCTGGGCTGCGCCACCCTGGCCATCGAGCGCCGTCCATCCGAGGTGGCCGCCCTCCAGGCGGCGGCCGCCATCGGCCAGGGGCAGCTGATGGCCCTCTACCAGGACGCCTTCGCGGTGCGCGGCCAGACCGTGGCCCAGGTGCTGCTCACCCGGGGGGACCTGGCCTCCCGGCGCCGCTACCAGAACGCCTGCCGCACCCTGGCCCAGCTGCTCGACTGGGGCGTGGTGCCGGTGGTGAACGAGAACGACACCCTGGCCACCGACGAGCTGCGCTTCGGCGACAACGACACCCTCTCGGCCCTGGTGGCGGTGGCGGTGGCGGCCGACGAGCTGATCCTGCTCACCGATGTGGATCGGCTCTACTCCGGCGATCCCCGCCACGACGCCACGGCGCGGCCCATCGACGAGGTGCGCGACCTGGGCGAGCTGGAGCGCCTCAGCGACGGGGCCAAAGGGGGCGGGCAGTGGGGCACCGGCGGCATGACCACCAAGCTGGCGGCGGCGCGGATCGCCACCTCCAGCGGCATCCGCGTGCATCTGGCCGATGGCCGCGATCCGGCCGTGCTCGACGCCCTGCTCGCCGGCGAACGGGTGGGCACCGTGTTCCAGCCCTCTGCCGCCCCCCTGCCCGACCGCAAGCGCTGGCTCGCCCATGCCCTGCTGCCCCAGGGCAGCCTGCGGCTGGATGGGGGAGCCGAACGGGCCCTGATGACGCGGGGCGCTTCCCTGCTGGCGGTGGGCGTGGTGGAGGTGAGCGGCGATTTCCGGCCCCGGGAGCCCGTGCGCCTGCTCAGCAGCGACGGCCGCGAGCTGGGGCGTGGCCTGGCCACCCACGGCAGCGACGAACTGCGGCAGCTGATCGGCCGGGCCGGCGTGGAGGTGGTGCACCGCGACCAGATGGCCCTCACCCCGCCGCCGCCTCAGCCCTGA
- the leuB gene encoding 3-isopropylmalate dehydrogenase codes for MTSSHRITLLAGDGIGPEIMGVARQLLDAVAARHGFSLHYDEQPMGGAAIDATGVPLPESTLQACRASDAVLLAAIGSPQYDTLPREQRPESGLLGLRGGLGLFANLRPVKIIPALIEASTLRREVIEGVDLMVVRELTGGIYFGTPKGRVETADGVRAFNTMAYSDTEIDRIATVGFDLARQRGGRLCSVDKANVLDVSQLWRDRVERLHASSYPDVELSHLYVDNAAMQLVRDPRQFDVLLTGNLFGDILSDEAAMLSGSIGMLPSASLGAGGPGLFEPIHGSAPDIAGQDKANPMAMVLSAAMMLRVGLKQDAAAADLEAAVDRVLARGFRTGDLMGPGCTLVGCRAMGEQLLAALEG; via the coding sequence ATGACCTCCAGCCACCGGATCACCCTGCTCGCCGGCGACGGCATCGGTCCGGAAATCATGGGCGTGGCCCGCCAGCTGCTCGATGCGGTAGCGGCCCGCCACGGCTTCAGCCTCCACTACGACGAGCAGCCGATGGGGGGAGCGGCGATCGACGCCACCGGCGTTCCCCTGCCGGAAAGCACCCTGCAGGCCTGCCGGGCTTCCGATGCCGTGCTGCTGGCGGCGATCGGCTCACCCCAGTACGACACCCTGCCGCGGGAGCAACGGCCCGAATCGGGCCTGCTGGGGCTGCGGGGGGGCCTGGGCCTGTTCGCCAACCTGCGCCCGGTGAAGATCATCCCGGCCCTGATCGAGGCCAGCACGCTGCGGCGGGAGGTGATCGAAGGGGTGGATCTGATGGTGGTGCGGGAACTCACCGGCGGCATCTACTTCGGCACGCCCAAGGGCCGGGTCGAGACCGCCGACGGGGTGCGGGCCTTCAACACGATGGCCTACAGCGACACGGAGATCGACCGGATCGCCACGGTGGGCTTCGATCTGGCGCGCCAGCGCGGCGGCCGCCTCTGCAGCGTGGACAAGGCCAACGTGCTGGATGTGTCGCAGCTGTGGCGCGACCGGGTGGAGCGCCTCCACGCCAGCAGCTATCCGGACGTGGAGCTCAGCCACCTGTACGTGGACAACGCCGCCATGCAGCTGGTGCGCGATCCCCGCCAGTTCGACGTGCTGCTCACCGGCAACCTCTTCGGCGACATCCTCAGCGACGAGGCGGCGATGCTCAGCGGCTCGATCGGCATGCTGCCCTCCGCCTCGCTCGGGGCCGGCGGCCCCGGCCTGTTCGAGCCGATCCATGGCTCAGCCCCGGACATCGCCGGCCAGGACAAGGCCAACCCGATGGCGATGGTGCTCAGCGCCGCCATGATGCTGCGGGTGGGCCTCAAGCAGGACGCGGCCGCCGCCGACCTGGAGGCCGCCGTGGACCGGGTGCTGGCCAGGGGCTTCCGCACCGGCGATCTGATGGGACCCGGCTGCACCCTGGTGGGCTGCCGGGCCATGGGCGAGCAGCTGCTGGCCGCCCTCGAGGGCTGA
- a CDS encoding VOC family protein — protein sequence MKLGYTILYVADVASSLSFFERAFGLKQRFLHESGTYGELETGETTLSFAAHELGDVNFSGGHVRADESSLPLGMEIGFVTRDVSTAHAHALREGAIELSSPTKKPWGQIVSYLRAPDGCLIELCSPVGE from the coding sequence ATGAAGCTTGGGTATACGATTCTATATGTCGCCGATGTCGCTTCATCCCTGAGTTTCTTCGAGCGTGCGTTTGGACTGAAACAACGCTTCCTCCACGAATCAGGGACATATGGGGAACTTGAGACTGGAGAAACAACTCTTTCATTTGCCGCACACGAGCTTGGCGATGTGAATTTTTCTGGTGGCCATGTCCGCGCAGATGAGTCGTCACTTCCGTTGGGCATGGAAATCGGTTTCGTGACACGAGATGTCTCTACTGCTCATGCGCATGCTTTGAGGGAAGGCGCCATTGAGCTGAGTTCACCAACTAAAAAGCCTTGGGGCCAGATCGTCTCGTATCTTCGAGCGCCGGATGGTTGTCTCATTGAACTCTGTAGCCCTGTTGGCGAATGA
- a CDS encoding amidohydrolase has product MNCRIAGALAVSLLLTAMARAEDGGRADVIFRGGEIVTVNDRQPQAEAVAISNGIIQAVGDDATVLKWKGANTKVIDLGGNTLVPGFIDAHGHLFNAGVQALAANLLAAPDGAVQDIGALQATLKAWGEGKTSRKLGWIIGFGYDDAQLTEQRHPTRDELDAVSAEIPVIAIHQSGHLATVNSKVLELAGITASSKDPKGGVIRRRPGSQEPDGVLEETAFFSLLGTLPKLSVSDQEAIAKAGEDLYLSFGFTTAQEGRSTLGINNTWEELAKKDALTIDVVAYPDIVGADRSMASPFVGRTYKQHFRIGGVKLNLDGSPQGKTAWLTKPYFKAPPGQKPDYLGYPTFSDTEAAAYVEKAFANNWQIMAHVNGDAAVDQFIQAVRQAEATHGKTDRRPVAIHAQTARKDQVAAFQELGIIPSFFPMHTYYWGDWHRSSVLGPERGNNISPTGWALEQGMIFTSHHDAPVALPDSMRVLSSTVTRVARGSGEVVGPQHRVPPIVGLKAMTLWAAYQHFEDKTKGSIEPGKVADFVVLSENPIRIDPLRIADIQVLETIKGGRSVYRRNPKTASNTVASNTVGPASSCAASAKCFTMMAPVGASLIGQDLHRH; this is encoded by the coding sequence ATGAATTGCCGAATTGCGGGAGCCCTCGCGGTCTCGCTGCTGCTCACGGCGATGGCCAGGGCCGAAGATGGCGGTCGCGCCGATGTGATTTTTCGGGGTGGGGAGATCGTCACGGTGAATGATCGTCAGCCCCAGGCCGAGGCCGTGGCGATCAGCAACGGCATCATCCAGGCCGTCGGCGACGACGCAACCGTACTCAAGTGGAAGGGGGCTAACACCAAGGTGATCGATCTGGGTGGCAACACCCTGGTGCCGGGCTTCATCGACGCCCATGGTCATCTCTTCAACGCGGGCGTGCAGGCCCTGGCGGCCAACCTGCTGGCGGCTCCGGATGGGGCCGTGCAGGACATTGGCGCGCTGCAGGCCACCCTGAAGGCATGGGGTGAGGGCAAGACATCCCGAAAGCTCGGCTGGATCATCGGTTTCGGCTACGACGATGCCCAGCTCACCGAGCAGCGGCACCCCACCCGTGACGAGCTGGATGCGGTGTCGGCAGAGATTCCCGTGATCGCGATCCACCAGTCCGGCCATCTGGCGACGGTGAACAGCAAGGTGCTCGAACTGGCAGGCATCACGGCCAGCAGCAAGGATCCCAAGGGTGGGGTGATCCGGCGCCGACCCGGCAGCCAGGAGCCCGACGGCGTGCTGGAGGAAACGGCCTTCTTCAGCCTGCTGGGCACCTTGCCGAAGTTGTCGGTGTCCGACCAGGAGGCCATCGCCAAGGCTGGCGAGGATCTCTACCTGAGCTTTGGCTTCACCACCGCCCAGGAGGGCCGCTCCACGCTGGGGATCAACAACACCTGGGAGGAACTGGCCAAGAAGGATGCCCTCACCATCGACGTGGTGGCCTATCCCGACATCGTCGGTGCCGACAGGTCGATGGCCTCACCCTTCGTGGGGCGAACCTACAAGCAACACTTCCGCATCGGCGGGGTGAAGCTGAACCTGGATGGTTCCCCCCAGGGCAAGACAGCGTGGCTCACCAAGCCCTACTTCAAGGCGCCGCCAGGACAGAAACCCGATTATCTGGGCTATCCCACCTTCAGCGACACCGAGGCCGCCGCCTATGTGGAGAAGGCGTTTGCCAACAACTGGCAGATCATGGCGCATGTCAATGGCGATGCCGCCGTTGACCAGTTCATTCAGGCCGTTCGCCAGGCCGAAGCCACCCACGGCAAGACCGACCGCAGGCCCGTGGCCATTCACGCCCAGACGGCGCGGAAGGATCAGGTGGCCGCGTTTCAGGAGCTCGGCATCATCCCCTCCTTCTTCCCGATGCACACCTACTACTGGGGCGACTGGCATCGCAGCTCGGTGCTGGGGCCCGAGCGGGGCAACAACATTTCCCCCACCGGCTGGGCACTGGAGCAGGGCATGATCTTCACCTCCCACCACGACGCGCCGGTGGCCTTGCCCGACTCCATGCGGGTGCTGTCGTCCACCGTGACCCGCGTGGCCCGGGGCAGTGGCGAGGTGGTCGGTCCGCAGCATCGCGTTCCGCCGATCGTGGGGCTCAAGGCCATGACCCTGTGGGCCGCCTACCAGCATTTCGAAGACAAGACGAAGGGCTCCATCGAGCCGGGCAAAGTGGCCGACTTCGTGGTGCTCTCGGAGAATCCGATCCGCATCGATCCCCTCAGGATCGCCGACATCCAGGTGCTGGAAACGATCAAAGGCGGCCGCAGCGTCTACCGCCGCAACCCGAAGACGGCCAGCAACACTGTGGCCAGCAACACAGTCGGCCCCGCCAGCTCCTGTGCCGCCTCAGCGAAGTGTTTCACCATGATGGCGCCCGTGGGGGCCAGCCTGATCGGGCAGGACCTGCACCGCCACTGA